From Camelina sativa cultivar DH55 chromosome 7, Cs, whole genome shotgun sequence, one genomic window encodes:
- the LOC109125422 gene encoding uncharacterized protein LOC109125422, producing MVAWNGQAAGLCVFCQLTLETRDHLFFVCPFVSIVWSALAKGLMKTRFTTDWSFLLDYISNSNFQLVEGFLIRYLFQVVVYTVWRERNGRRHGEPSQPADTIIAWVDRQVRDQLLAIDLMGDRRYDEGFQMWLQSRV from the coding sequence ATGGTTGCGTGGAATGGGCAAGCAGCGggtctttgtgttttttgtcaACTTACCTTGGAAACGCGGGatcatcttttctttgtttgtcctTTTGTCTCGATTGTGTGGTCTGCTCTTGCCAAGGGACTGATGAAGACACGTTTTACAACAGACTGGTCTTTTCTTCTCGATTACATCTCTAACTCGAATTTTCAGCTGGTAGAAGGTTTTCTTATTCGCTACTTATTTCAAGTAGTGGTTTATACGGTCTGGAGGGAAAGAAATGGACGCAGGCATGGTGAGCCGTCACAGCCTGCGGATACCATTATTGCCTGGGTTGATAGGCAGGTTAGAGACCAGCTCCTTGCTATAGATCTAATGGGTGATCGGAGATACGATGAAGGT